A window of Aptenodytes patagonicus unplaced genomic scaffold, bAptPat1.pri.cur scaffold_67, whole genome shotgun sequence contains these coding sequences:
- the LOC143173333 gene encoding olfactory receptor 14A16-like, whose protein sequence is MSNSSSITEFLLLAFADTGELQLLHFWLFLGIYLAAFLGNGLIIIAIACDHHLHTPMYFFFLNLSFVDLGSISTTLPKAMANSLWENGAISYPGCVAQLFFFFFFISAEYFLLTVMAYDHYVVICKPLHYGTLLRSRACVHVAAAVWGSGFLNAVLQTANTFSLPFCRGNALDQFFCEIPQILKLSCSESDYLREVGLLVLSACLAFGCFVFIVLSYVQIFRAVLRIPSELGQHKAFSMRLPHLAVVSLFVSTGIFALLKPPSIASPSLDLVVSFLYSVVPPAVNSLIYSMRNQELKDALWKLAQWTLFHWQYPASPSLHISQNLS, encoded by the coding sequence atgtccaacagcagctccatcaccgagttcctcctcctggcatttgcAGACACAGGGGAGTTGCAGCTTTTacacttctggctcttcctgggcatctacctggctgcatTCCTGGGCAATGGCCTCATCATCATAGCCATAGCCTGTGACCaccacctccacacccccatgtacttcttcttCCTCAACCTCTCCTTCgttgacctgggctccatctccaccactctccccaaagccatggccaattccctctgggagaATGGGGCCATTTCCTACCCAGGGTGTGTGgcccagctctttttctttttcttttttatatcagctgagtattttcttcttactgtcatggcctacgaccactatgttgtcatctgcaaacccctgcactatgGGACCCTCCTgcgcagcagagcttgtgtccatgtggcagcagctgtctggggcagtgggtttctcaatGCTGTGCTACAaactgccaatacattttcactaccattctgccgaggcaatgccctggaccagttcttctgtgaaatcccccagatcctcaagctctcctgctcagagtcagactacctcagggaggttgggcttcttgtgcttagtgcctgtttagcatttgggtgttttgttttcattgtgctgtcctacgtgcagatcttcagggccgtgctgaggatcccctccgagctgggacagcataaagccttttccatgCGTCttcctcacctggccgtggtctccctatTTGTCAGCACTGGCATATTTGCCctcctgaagcccccctccattgcttccccatccctggacctggtggtgtcatttctgtactcggtggtgcctccagcagtgaactcCCTCATttacagcatgaggaatcaggagctcaaggacgccctatggaaactggcacaatggacactgtttcactggcaataccctgcctccccttctctgcacatttcccagaatttatcttag